Proteins found in one Balaenoptera ricei isolate mBalRic1 chromosome 18, mBalRic1.hap2, whole genome shotgun sequence genomic segment:
- the C18H13orf46 gene encoding uncharacterized protein C13orf46 homolog — translation MRENAGQNWGGSAHTPQVARQHPRRLTTDPLLPPQSLKIRGRTSEATRKMPADGISPESLPRLPASLMLGQGHWCPGGRKTSSPNPASTRCSQANPEEDELEQRQDAAGQVPGGWKEAEPEASGQEEPDGRESTDKCALEAKEGEPESVQLGDLLQKEKPPVFVEIDLGDRAEEVITCAMKEEKRSQMDMGDFSEDETGTSWVCCIPYSTRKKVGESS, via the exons ATGCGCGAGAATGCCGGTCAGAACTGGGGCGGCAGCGCCCACACCCCGCAGGTGGCCCGTCAGCATCCTCGCAGGCTGACGACAGACCCGCTGCTTCCTCCTCAGAGTCTGAAGATCAGGGGAAGGACCTCAGAAGCGACGCGGAAGATGCCCGCTG ATGGCATCTCACCCGAGAGCCTGCCGAGGCTGCCGGCGTCCCTCATGTTGGGGCAG GGGCACTGGTGCCCAGGAGGGAGGAAGACGTCGTCTCCAAACCCCGCTTCCACCCGCTGCAGCCAGGCAAACCCGGAGGAAGACGAGCTGGAGCAGCGCCAGGACGCCGCTGGGCAGGTGCCGGGGGGTTGGAAGGAGGCAGAGCCCGAGGCCAGCGGCCAGGAGGAGCCGGACGGCAGGGAGAGCACAGACAAGTGTGCCCTGGAGGCCAAG GAAGGGGAGCCAGAGTCCGTACAGCTGGGTGACCTTCTGCAGAAAGAG AAACCACCTGTGTTTGTGGAGATTGATCTGGGAGACCGAGCAGAGGAG GTGATCACATGTGCCATGAAAGAAGAGAAGCGATCCCAGATGGACATGGGGGATTTTTCAGAGGACGA GACCGGGACCAGCTGGGTGTGCTGCATCCCATACTCCACCAGGAAGAAGGTGGGGGAGAGCTCATAG